A single region of the Nocardioides ochotonae genome encodes:
- a CDS encoding ComEA family DNA-binding protein: protein MRSRRTHPEHEAAVARRLAVLGAELAGARAAPDQAASAEVEDDQEWWREHTHVGAPAVERAAWGTPTAEGLGSEVPGMTPAAPIPVPGRHASRRRGLGLAALVPDPLRGRAGLGSGAVAVVAVLVAVGLAVTCWWVVRSDSSEPVGRLSAAGSSPVAGTTPGAGSGPAEGTPVTGAPATGQPGPPGTLGSPGTSGTVTVDVAGKVRRPGIAVLPAGSRVIDALEAVGGARPGVDLIDLNLARVLIDGEQVLVGVPAPPGVAASAAGVPAAPGSSTGALVNLNLADQAELETLPGVGPVTAGAIIAWRQEHGGFSAVEELLEVDGIGDATLADLAPLVTV from the coding sequence ATGCGCAGCCGTCGTACCCATCCTGAGCACGAGGCCGCCGTCGCCCGCCGGCTGGCGGTGCTCGGCGCCGAGCTGGCCGGCGCCCGGGCCGCGCCCGACCAGGCGGCGTCGGCGGAGGTCGAGGACGACCAGGAGTGGTGGCGCGAGCACACCCACGTCGGCGCGCCGGCCGTCGAGCGGGCCGCGTGGGGGACCCCGACGGCCGAGGGCCTCGGGTCGGAAGTCCCCGGGATGACCCCGGCGGCCCCGATCCCGGTCCCGGGCCGCCACGCGTCGCGTCGCCGCGGCCTCGGGCTGGCCGCGCTCGTCCCGGACCCGCTGCGGGGTCGCGCCGGACTGGGTTCCGGCGCCGTGGCGGTCGTCGCCGTGCTGGTCGCCGTCGGACTGGCGGTCACCTGCTGGTGGGTGGTGCGCTCGGACAGCAGCGAGCCGGTCGGCCGGCTCTCCGCGGCGGGAAGCTCCCCGGTCGCCGGCACGACGCCTGGCGCCGGCTCGGGCCCCGCCGAAGGTACGCCGGTCACCGGTGCGCCGGCCACGGGGCAGCCCGGCCCACCGGGGACGCTCGGCTCTCCGGGTACGTCGGGGACGGTCACCGTGGACGTGGCCGGCAAGGTGAGGCGCCCGGGCATCGCCGTGCTTCCCGCCGGGTCCCGGGTGATCGACGCGCTCGAGGCGGTCGGTGGGGCCCGCCCCGGCGTCGACCTGATCGACCTCAACCTGGCGCGGGTGCTCATCGACGGCGAGCAGGTGCTCGTCGGCGTACCGGCGCCACCCGGGGTCGCGGCCTCGGCTGCAGGGGTCCCGGCGGCTCCCGGCTCCTCCACCGGAGCCTTGGTCAACCTCAACCTGGCCGACCAGGCCGAGCTGGAGACGCTGCCCGGGGTCGGGCCGGTCACGGCCGGGGCGATCATCGCGTGGCGTCAGGAGCACGGCGGGTTCAGCGCGGTGGAGGAGCTGCTGGAGGTCGACGGCATCGGTGATGCGACGCTGGCCGACCTGGCACCGCTCGTGACGGTCTGA
- a CDS encoding DegV family protein — MPVRLVTDSTAMLEPALAAVLGIAVVPLQVVIGPKVFDEGTEDARPEVVAQALRDFTPVSTSRPAPVVFAETYRRLAEEGATEVVSVHLSAEMSGTFESVQVAARDAGIRVVCVDTRQVGPAVGYAVRAAAAALEAGASADEAAQAARDVAAGARSLFYVDTLEYLRRGGRIGAAAALLGSALAVKPLLGFEDGRVVPLERVRTSTRALNRLEELAVAAAGEQQVDVTVAHLANPDRAAALTERLSTRLADGLAGRAVDCGELGAVLGAHVGPGMIAVCVAPRPTIS, encoded by the coding sequence ATGCCGGTCCGACTCGTCACCGACTCGACCGCGATGCTCGAGCCCGCCCTCGCGGCGGTGCTCGGCATCGCGGTCGTGCCGCTGCAGGTGGTCATCGGTCCGAAGGTGTTCGACGAGGGCACCGAGGACGCGCGCCCGGAGGTCGTCGCGCAGGCGCTGCGCGACTTCACCCCGGTCAGCACCTCCCGGCCCGCGCCGGTGGTGTTCGCCGAGACCTACCGCCGCCTCGCCGAGGAGGGCGCCACCGAGGTCGTCTCGGTGCACCTGTCGGCGGAGATGAGCGGGACCTTCGAGTCCGTGCAGGTGGCCGCGCGCGACGCCGGCATCCGGGTGGTCTGCGTCGACACCCGCCAGGTCGGTCCCGCGGTGGGGTACGCCGTGCGCGCGGCCGCCGCTGCACTCGAGGCCGGTGCCTCGGCCGACGAGGCGGCGCAGGCCGCCCGGGACGTCGCGGCCGGCGCCCGCTCGCTGTTCTACGTCGACACCTTGGAGTACCTGCGCCGCGGCGGGCGCATCGGAGCCGCCGCCGCCCTGCTGGGCAGCGCGCTCGCCGTGAAGCCGCTGCTGGGCTTCGAGGACGGCCGGGTGGTCCCGCTGGAGCGGGTGCGCACCTCGACCCGCGCGCTGAACCGGCTCGAGGAGCTCGCGGTCGCGGCCGCGGGGGAGCAGCAGGTGGACGTCACCGTGGCCCACCTCGCCAATCCCGACCGGGCCGCCGCACTGACCGAGCGGCTCAGCACCCGCCTCGCCGACGGCCTCGCCGGGCGCGCGGTGGACTGCGGGGAGCTCGGCGCCGTCCTCGGCGCCCACGTCGGCCCGGGCATGATCGCCGTCTGCGTCGCCCCCCGCCCCACCATCTCCTAG
- the leuS gene encoding leucine--tRNA ligase: MSEQTSTPTPSAAQTSEQEPVTYDVAAVQDKWRPVWEELDQFRAGSAGEGAEKRYALTMFPYPSGDLHMGHAEVMALHDVVARYWWQQGFDVLNPIGWDSFGLPAENAAIKNDEHPAVYTYANIETQAESFRRYAISFDWSHRLHTSDPEYYRWTQWLFLKFREQGLAYRKNSPVNWCPNDQTVLANEQVVQGMCERCGAEVTKRELNQWYFKVTDYAQRLLDDMEQLKGTWPDRVLAMQRNWIGRSEGAHVDFDIELADGSTRTVTVFTTRPDTLYGATFMVVAADAALAAEIVAPERADALAAYLAEVRKATDIDRLATDRPKTGLDLGVTAINPVNGERIPVWASDYVLADYGTGAIMAVPAHDQRDLDFAKTFDLPVRRVVDVEGAEGNPEETYVATVGDGTYVNSGPLDGLSDKAAGISRIIEQLEADGRGTGTVNFRLRDWLLSRQRFWGAPIPIVHCDSCGEVPVPEDQLPVRLPDNLKGADLKPKGTSPLAAAEDWVNVECPSCGGPAKRDSDTMDTFVDSSWYYLRYLDPHYEDGPFDPAKAREWMPVAQYVGGVEHAILHLLYSRFFTKVLHDMGMVDFVEPFSALLNQGQVINGGKAMSKSLGNGVNLGEMIDTYGVDAVRLTMVFAGPPEDDIDWADLSPGGSVKFLQRAWRLSGDVTSPVGTPAEGGDLALRRAVHRTVADATQLIESHRFNVMVARTMELVNLTRKAIDSGCGPADPAVREATEAVAILLSLVAPYTAEEMWERLGHEPSVARAGWPSVDPALLVEDTVTAVVQIQGKVKARLEVAPDISEADLEQLALADPAVVRAIDGRAVRKVVVRAPKLVNIVV, encoded by the coding sequence ATGAGCGAGCAGACCTCCACCCCCACGCCCAGCGCGGCCCAGACCTCCGAGCAGGAGCCCGTGACCTACGACGTCGCCGCGGTCCAGGACAAGTGGCGCCCGGTGTGGGAGGAGCTCGACCAGTTCCGCGCCGGATCGGCGGGCGAGGGCGCGGAGAAGCGCTACGCGCTGACGATGTTCCCCTACCCCTCCGGCGACCTGCACATGGGTCACGCCGAGGTGATGGCGCTGCACGACGTCGTCGCGCGCTACTGGTGGCAGCAGGGCTTCGACGTGCTGAACCCGATCGGCTGGGACTCCTTCGGCCTGCCCGCCGAGAACGCCGCGATCAAGAACGACGAGCACCCGGCGGTCTACACCTACGCCAACATCGAGACCCAGGCGGAGTCCTTCCGCCGCTACGCGATCTCCTTCGACTGGTCGCACCGGCTGCACACCTCCGACCCGGAGTACTACCGCTGGACCCAGTGGCTGTTCCTGAAGTTCCGCGAGCAGGGCCTGGCCTACCGCAAGAACAGCCCGGTCAACTGGTGCCCGAACGACCAGACGGTGCTGGCCAACGAGCAGGTCGTGCAGGGCATGTGCGAGCGCTGCGGCGCCGAGGTGACCAAGCGCGAGCTGAACCAGTGGTACTTCAAGGTCACCGACTACGCCCAGCGGCTGCTCGACGACATGGAGCAGCTCAAGGGCACCTGGCCGGACCGGGTGCTGGCCATGCAGCGCAACTGGATCGGCCGCTCCGAGGGCGCGCACGTCGACTTCGACATCGAGCTGGCCGACGGCTCGACGCGCACCGTCACGGTGTTCACCACCCGCCCGGACACGCTGTACGGCGCCACCTTCATGGTGGTGGCGGCCGACGCCGCGCTGGCCGCCGAGATCGTCGCGCCCGAGCGGGCCGACGCGCTGGCGGCGTACCTCGCGGAGGTCCGCAAGGCGACCGACATCGACCGGCTGGCGACCGACCGGCCCAAGACCGGTCTGGACCTGGGCGTCACCGCGATCAACCCGGTCAACGGCGAGCGGATCCCCGTGTGGGCCTCCGACTACGTGCTGGCCGACTACGGCACCGGCGCGATCATGGCGGTGCCCGCGCACGACCAGCGCGACCTGGACTTCGCGAAGACCTTCGACCTGCCGGTACGCCGCGTGGTCGACGTCGAGGGCGCCGAGGGCAACCCCGAGGAGACCTACGTCGCCACCGTCGGCGACGGCACCTACGTCAACTCCGGCCCGCTGGACGGGCTGAGCGACAAGGCCGCCGGGATCAGCCGGATCATCGAGCAGCTGGAGGCCGACGGCCGGGGGACCGGCACCGTCAACTTCCGGCTGCGCGACTGGCTGCTGAGCCGCCAGCGCTTCTGGGGCGCGCCGATCCCGATCGTGCACTGCGACTCGTGCGGTGAGGTGCCGGTGCCGGAGGACCAGCTGCCGGTGCGGCTGCCCGACAACCTCAAGGGCGCCGACCTGAAGCCCAAGGGCACCTCGCCGCTGGCCGCGGCCGAGGACTGGGTCAACGTCGAGTGCCCCTCGTGCGGTGGCCCCGCCAAGCGGGACAGCGACACGATGGACACCTTCGTCGACTCCTCCTGGTACTACCTGCGCTACCTGGACCCGCACTACGAGGACGGCCCGTTCGACCCCGCCAAGGCGCGCGAGTGGATGCCGGTGGCGCAGTATGTCGGCGGCGTCGAGCACGCGATCCTGCACCTGCTCTACAGCCGCTTCTTCACCAAGGTCCTGCACGACATGGGCATGGTCGACTTCGTCGAGCCGTTCAGCGCCCTGCTCAACCAGGGCCAGGTCATCAACGGTGGCAAGGCGATGAGCAAGTCGCTGGGCAACGGCGTCAACCTGGGCGAGATGATCGACACCTACGGCGTCGACGCGGTCCGCCTGACGATGGTGTTCGCCGGTCCGCCGGAGGACGACATCGACTGGGCCGACCTGTCGCCCGGCGGCTCGGTGAAGTTCCTGCAGCGCGCCTGGCGCCTGTCCGGCGACGTCACCTCGCCGGTCGGCACCCCGGCCGAGGGCGGCGACCTGGCGCTGCGCCGTGCGGTGCACCGAACCGTCGCGGACGCGACCCAGCTGATCGAGAGCCACCGGTTCAACGTCATGGTCGCGCGCACGATGGAGCTGGTGAACCTCACCCGCAAGGCCATCGACTCCGGCTGTGGCCCGGCCGACCCGGCGGTGCGCGAGGCGACCGAGGCGGTGGCGATCCTGCTGTCCCTCGTCGCGCCGTACACCGCCGAGGAGATGTGGGAGCGCCTGGGCCACGAGCCCAGCGTCGCCCGCGCCGGCTGGCCGAGCGTCGACCCGGCGCTGCTGGTCGAGGACACCGTCACGGCGGTCGTGCAGATCCAGGGCAAGGTCAAGGCCCGGCTGGAGGTGGCCCCGGACATCTCCGAGGCGGACCTGGAGCAGCTGGCCCTGGCGGACCCCGCCGTGGTCCGTGCGATCGACGGCCGCGCGGTGCGCAAGGTGGTCGTGCGTGCGCCCAAGCTGGTCAACATCGTCGTCTGA
- a CDS encoding helix-turn-helix domain-containing protein, whose translation MSAPSVSPLLGDPAARDWEFPRAVAGVALLVRYAGAHGVPASSALAGSGLGVGDLGVADREVTAAQELTVVRNLQRHCGTGAGAAVGATYRAETFGIFGYALLASRTVLDAMDVALRFIDLSFTFALPRATLVGDRVVVHVDGAALPDDVRAFLVARDAAAIGAVLDELVPGGVGATMRIGAREAVLEFRAAELDRPLPAGDQRSRVLAERLCAETVTRRRARTGLAQEVRVLITQHLSRGAPMGEVAAALGRTERTLRRHLAECETSYQELLDEVRASLACSLLGGRSTISVAEVARRVGYAEASSFILAFRRWTGQTPAAYARAAR comes from the coding sequence ATGTCCGCCCCGTCCGTCTCGCCCCTGCTCGGGGACCCTGCGGCCCGCGACTGGGAGTTCCCGCGCGCGGTCGCCGGCGTCGCCCTGCTCGTGCGGTACGCCGGGGCGCACGGCGTCCCCGCGAGCAGCGCGCTGGCCGGCAGCGGGCTCGGCGTCGGTGACCTCGGCGTCGCCGACCGCGAGGTGACCGCGGCCCAGGAGCTCACCGTGGTGCGCAACCTGCAGCGCCACTGCGGCACCGGCGCGGGGGCGGCCGTCGGCGCGACGTACCGCGCCGAGACCTTCGGCATCTTCGGCTACGCGCTGCTCGCCAGTCGCACCGTGCTGGACGCGATGGACGTGGCGCTGCGCTTCATCGACCTCAGCTTCACCTTCGCGCTGCCCCGCGCGACGTTGGTCGGCGACCGGGTGGTGGTGCACGTCGACGGCGCCGCGCTGCCCGACGACGTGCGCGCCTTCCTCGTCGCCCGCGACGCGGCGGCGATCGGGGCGGTCCTCGACGAGCTGGTGCCCGGCGGGGTCGGCGCGACGATGCGGATCGGCGCGCGCGAGGCGGTCCTGGAGTTCCGGGCCGCCGAGCTCGACCGGCCGCTGCCCGCCGGGGACCAGCGCTCGCGGGTGCTGGCCGAGCGGCTGTGCGCCGAGACCGTCACCCGGCGCCGCGCGCGCACCGGGCTGGCCCAGGAGGTGCGGGTGCTGATCACCCAGCACCTCTCCCGGGGCGCACCGATGGGGGAGGTCGCTGCCGCCCTCGGGCGCACCGAGCGCACCCTGCGTCGTCACCTCGCGGAGTGCGAGACCTCCTACCAGGAGCTGCTCGACGAGGTGCGCGCCTCGCTCGCCTGCTCGCTGCTCGGGGGCCGCTCGACGATCTCGGTGGCCGAGGTCGCGCGTCGGGTCGGGTACGCCGAGGCCTCCAGCTTCATCCTCGCCTTCCGGCGCTGGACCGGGCAGACCCCCGCCGCCTACGCGCGCGCCGCCCGCTGA
- a CDS encoding flavin-containing monooxygenase, with amino-acid sequence MAPRALIIGAGFGGLAAARALRRAGLSDVVVLERADDVGGVWRDNHYPGAACDVPSVLYSWSWALNPDWGRRYPTQPEIHSYIRRVAGEEGLLDLVRTGVEVVGAAFDDASGTWRVETTTRDGASETLEAEILVAATGQLSQPAFPRVPGHFEGPVFHSAQWDHDVDLGGLRVAVIGTGASAIQFVPGIVDRVGSMTVFQRSAPYVVPKPDQAYQPRHHRLLRRAPWLMRAERRAWFWLTERFNAALGGDSAISRPLLGALRLGWRAHLRRQVPDAALRAKLVPDYALGCKRLLFSNDWYRALARPHVDVVTEAVVALEPHGVRAGDGTLHEADVVIWGTGFRATDFLGGIKVTGRGGLDLREAWDGGARAHLGMTVPGFPNLFCIYGPNTNLGGSSIINMLEAQAGYVAQVARGILTGRARLVEVKPRAYDAFDREMQGRLSRSAFAGCESWYVDGERITTNWPGLVAEYRARLARVDWDELEDVS; translated from the coding sequence ATGGCACCTCGTGCACTGATCATCGGCGCCGGCTTCGGCGGCCTCGCCGCCGCCCGCGCCCTGCGCCGCGCCGGCCTGAGCGACGTCGTCGTGCTCGAGCGGGCCGACGACGTCGGCGGCGTGTGGCGCGACAACCACTACCCCGGCGCCGCCTGCGACGTCCCCTCGGTCCTCTACTCCTGGTCCTGGGCGCTCAACCCCGACTGGGGCCGGCGCTACCCGACCCAGCCGGAGATCCACTCCTACATCCGCCGGGTGGCGGGCGAGGAGGGGCTGCTCGACCTGGTGCGCACCGGCGTCGAGGTGGTCGGGGCGGCGTTCGACGACGCCAGCGGCACCTGGCGCGTGGAGACCACCACCCGCGACGGCGCGAGCGAGACCCTGGAGGCCGAGATCCTCGTCGCCGCGACCGGCCAGCTCTCCCAGCCGGCGTTCCCGCGGGTGCCCGGCCACTTCGAGGGCCCCGTCTTCCACTCGGCGCAGTGGGACCACGACGTCGACCTCGGCGGCTTGCGGGTCGCGGTGATCGGCACCGGCGCGAGCGCGATCCAGTTCGTGCCCGGGATCGTGGATCGGGTCGGGTCGATGACGGTCTTCCAGCGCTCCGCGCCGTACGTCGTGCCGAAGCCGGACCAGGCCTACCAGCCGCGCCACCACCGCCTGTTGCGTCGCGCGCCGTGGCTGATGCGCGCCGAGCGGCGCGCGTGGTTCTGGCTCACCGAACGGTTCAACGCGGCACTCGGCGGCGACTCGGCGATCAGCCGCCCGCTGCTCGGGGCGCTGCGGCTCGGGTGGCGCGCGCACCTGCGCCGCCAGGTCCCGGACGCCGCGCTGCGCGCGAAGCTCGTCCCCGACTACGCACTGGGCTGCAAGCGACTGCTGTTCTCCAACGACTGGTACCGCGCGCTGGCCCGGCCGCACGTCGACGTGGTCACCGAGGCCGTCGTCGCGCTCGAGCCGCACGGCGTGCGCGCCGGCGACGGCACCCTGCACGAGGCCGACGTGGTCATCTGGGGCACCGGGTTCCGCGCGACCGACTTCCTCGGCGGGATCAAGGTGACCGGGCGCGGCGGGCTGGACCTGCGCGAGGCGTGGGACGGCGGCGCGCGCGCCCACCTCGGGATGACCGTGCCCGGCTTCCCCAACCTGTTCTGCATCTACGGGCCCAACACCAACCTCGGCGGCAGCTCGATCATCAACATGCTGGAGGCGCAGGCGGGCTACGTCGCGCAGGTCGCGCGCGGCATCCTCACCGGCCGGGCGCGCCTGGTGGAGGTGAAGCCCCGGGCGTACGACGCCTTCGACCGCGAGATGCAGGGCCGCCTGTCGCGCTCGGCGTTCGCCGGCTGCGAGAGCTGGTACGTCGACGGCGAGCGGATCACCACGAACTGGCCGGGCCTGGTGGCGGAGTATCGCGCCCGCCTGGCCCGGGTCGACTGGGACGAGCTGGAGGACGTGTCGTGA
- a CDS encoding acetoacetate decarboxylase family protein: MSAAYPPEPWDLTGTGLISLWRVPVDAVPTLPAGARALTLRGQALATTMLVRYDERGAMAYRELLGGLLVRHGRGVALSITDIWVDSEASMAGGRALWGVPKQLAAFDPDGSDGTGDPDGTATGTAHTATGPVATGHLLARRGPAVRLPFPLRARIVQTRDGHTLASPIRAGGRLRLARAEWSFDATGPLAWLRAGRMVTSIQAEEFAMRFGA, encoded by the coding sequence GTGAGCGCGGCGTACCCGCCCGAGCCCTGGGACCTCACCGGCACCGGGCTGATCAGCCTGTGGCGGGTGCCGGTCGACGCGGTGCCGACGCTCCCCGCGGGGGCGCGGGCGCTGACGCTGCGCGGCCAGGCACTCGCGACCACGATGCTGGTGCGCTACGACGAGCGCGGGGCGATGGCCTATCGCGAGCTGCTCGGTGGCCTGCTGGTGCGCCACGGGCGCGGGGTGGCGCTGTCGATCACCGACATCTGGGTGGACAGCGAGGCCTCGATGGCCGGCGGCCGCGCGCTGTGGGGCGTGCCGAAGCAGCTCGCGGCGTTCGACCCCGACGGCTCTGATGGCACAGGCGACCCAGACGGCACTGCCACCGGCACCGCGCACACCGCGACCGGCCCGGTCGCGACCGGCCACCTGCTCGCCCGCCGCGGCCCGGCGGTCCGACTGCCGTTTCCGCTGCGTGCACGGATCGTGCAGACCCGCGACGGGCACACGCTGGCCAGCCCGATCCGCGCCGGCGGCAGGCTGCGCCTGGCGCGCGCTGAATGGTCCTTCGACGCCACCGGCCCGCTCGCCTGGCTGCGAGCGGGCCGGATGGTGACGTCGATCCAGGCGGAGGAGTTCGCGATGCGCTTCGGCGCCTGA
- a CDS encoding Dps family protein codes for MSDVLHASAPTHVARPAFTASEQLAAHLQQMLVDLTDLHLQGKQAHWNVVGLNFRDLHLALDEVVDAAREFSDTVAERMRAIYVTPDARAATVAEQTSLQPFPATEVNTAEAVDLIGAALYAVAGTARRIHDEVDAEDPTTADILHTVLERLEQLAWMIDAENRVANKSQPRQLHR; via the coding sequence GTGTCCGACGTTCTCCACGCCAGCGCCCCCACCCACGTCGCCCGCCCGGCGTTCACCGCCTCCGAGCAGCTCGCCGCCCACCTGCAGCAGATGCTGGTCGACCTCACCGACCTCCACCTCCAGGGCAAGCAGGCGCACTGGAACGTCGTCGGGCTCAACTTCCGCGACCTGCACCTGGCCCTCGACGAGGTCGTCGACGCCGCTCGCGAGTTCTCCGACACGGTGGCCGAGCGCATGCGCGCCATCTACGTCACCCCCGACGCCCGCGCGGCCACGGTGGCCGAGCAGACCAGCCTCCAGCCGTTCCCGGCGACCGAGGTCAACACCGCCGAGGCCGTCGACCTGATCGGGGCCGCGCTGTACGCCGTGGCCGGCACCGCGCGACGCATCCACGACGAGGTCGACGCCGAGGACCCCACCACCGCCGACATCCTGCACACCGTGCTCGAGCGCCTCGAGCAGCTCGCCTGGATGATCGACGCCGAGAACCGGGTCGCCAACAAGAGCCAGCCCCGCCAGCTCCACCGCTGA